Genomic segment of Eupeodes corollae chromosome 2, idEupCoro1.1, whole genome shotgun sequence:
GATTTTCAAACAATAATGGTTCACGCCAGACAAACGGATAGTATATTCCATCCACTATTCCATAACTTTTCACTGCAAAGCAAACTTGGCTTCCTCCTACATGGTACggaaatgtttaaagttttgttttatattgttatAGGTAGTcatcaaaccaaacaaaaaatttaaaaaaaaaatcgaaaactacGAAATAATTAATTGctacagttttttgttttgttttaaattttcttattttctctgttttattaaaactatttgttgttaatattctAAAATACTTTTCCTTTCGAATTTCTTTCTGTTTCTTTACTTAAATAACACAATTCAAATATTAACTCTGTCTTTTATAATgttgcgtttttttttgtttttattttgcttttgcaATATGTTCTTCTAATATCTTTTCCGAAAAAGttcgtttaaattatttttttttaattatttttggttaCGATTTtgacacgattttttttttaaataaataatacacaCACAAATTATGAACAGTTGTTAataggttttttcttatttttatcaaaacttttctttttgttttcaattattcatttaattttatataaattagatCCTCATTCCTTTTATGgctttattattacttttttttgtaaaatgtagaAATAAATTCTTTACCACTGGCTTTAACTAGATATTATTTTAGTAACATTTATGTGGTTGTTTTGTATAGAGTAGCGAGTGAACTATTATGTAAGTCACAtatgtaatttgttttatattttacagaTTTTCTGTTTTATTCTTGGAAATGAGCACACAAATAGAAGGAATcaagaatttttcttaaaactattttacaaatactagtttttctttttgagatttctcTTATGCATCTAATACCTACGTACATATTAAAATTATGatggtgtttctttttttttgttttgttttctttacttTGAGAAATATACATcttacaataatattttatatttaatgtttacaatttgggaattaagtaaacaaataatttaaaaaaatcaagtctTCAGCAAaagttcttttgtttaaaataaattcaacataatatatgtataagtgttattgttttaaaagaacGTAAGTAAGTTAAACTAAATTGGCTATGGCTTCTGATTTTTATATCGAATATAAACTTGAGACTTTTGAGccttacttaaaaataaaaaaaaaaaactctaacgATAATTCATCTGATCGGTCTCACACACAAAACTATTGAACATAGATATATATAACACGCAATGGTTGATTAAAAAACTGTTGCTGTGAACGTTTTCTTTTGCAGAAAATCAAGATATCTTCAACTTAactcataattttcaatttggaagACTTTGAATCTAGATTTAGTTTGATGttctttaaaatcaattgttaaTAAATGTGTACTGTTAATTATACATACATGACTACTTCAGAACATGCGTcttgaaggaattttttttagtttaaacatttttgatttaaattatacTTATATAACATTATAATAGTGGATCTAAGATGTTATGAGTTTAgtacataattaatttaaatatcttgaatTTCAACTGATTTTTTCGGACTGATAAGACTCGTGAAGTCAATAAATTATATTCTCTGTCTGCAAAATATAACTtcgttttataattaaaatgataagGCGACAAAGAATAGGTATGAGACAATGAAAACCGTCGAGTAAGATATCCATCAAGATCCAGTTCCTGCCCGGACCAAACCAAATCAAGTTACatcgataaaaaaaatcattttgaatttagcatttatacttaaaaaaatagccTACTTAAATATATGCATATCTGTTAGCTAGATTCTAGAACCTTATAAAGttataggaaaaaaaaatactgcgtCAGCTTTggattaaactaaaaattaatgaGAATTTAATTTCTGACAATATTGTTTgagataaaatatatatttttatgctgtttttatattatttaatgatatatacaaacaaataatactTAACATCTAAATAGGGATAGTATTTcactgaaaaaatattaaatgttatgTACACATGTTGCTCCTGTTTAAAACGAATACAATGCGGAATTTAAAGCTAAgggcaaattaaaataaattctgtttgTTATAACGATAAAAAACAATAAGTATAACACGCGATGCTAATGTAAATCAATATCTACTGATTAGTTATGGCACGATTTTGTTGTCATCTCGAGATGCTGGTgaaatttaatgaataaaataacaCATTAGGTGGCGCAGCACAGCTCGTAGAGAACCATACTTTTAGGTGGCACAGCCAAGACCTCTATTTTTAATTGTGAGCAGCCATTTGACTTTCAATTCGATAATAAGAACCTAATAGCAATGTAGAAATCCTATGTTTCTGAATGTTTTAGAAGGAATAAAATGTCAATGATGACctattaatttttcatatatttgGGACTTACAGCAGGTCATAGAATTTTCAGTTCACTGTGACGAAATTTGCTCCTATCCTTTAAACGACTTAGattatatttgataaaaaaagccTCACAAATATATAATTTGAACAGATGATACTCGCAATAATGTTCttatggctaattgaaaaagttttcaatattttattatatatttttaatttctaattgaattttatgGTTTATCATGCATTCGACCAGCGAACGAGATCTCATAAATAGATTTCGAATGGAAACACAcatttggaaagaattgttttgttatctctttaaatttttgtttatctagctcttgaatataattttccaaaaaggtTAAACGAATTATTCTGTTTTTTGGAATCCCTTTGACGAAATTGATAGATGAAGCACGTGTAACTTAATGCGCTGGAAAGCATAAGGTATATTTATAGCTTTTGGCATTACcacattgtattatttttttcgaaattcatcgAAAGTGTCAATTGGTAGCAATCAAAAGTAGAAttgagttacatagtagggggGCTGATTTGTAATGTTTTGAGAACAAGTGAAGGTTAAAtatagtgaagtaaagttccaagtttgaaattaacgaaaaaaaactAGTTTCCTTAGTCTAAATTTGCGATAAATGCAAATGAATTTTCACATATTGTCTGAACTTGCCTATCGGATTTTTATTCTCAGGAAGTTTATACAatagtattcaaattttattttcccatCATTGTTTCcctgaagtaattattaagCTGTAATCCCCGAATTGTGTAAGTATGCGGGAGAAATTCAATTAAGACTTGAAACACTAGCCATTTTGAATAAgtaaacatacatataaaggtaaaaaatatataaaaacaaacactacAAACATAATTTGATTTGAGAAAAGAGTTCAATCTTCAATGAGCCAGTTGTattaaaatacaacaatgtacACAGTAAGAATCAAAACGAATAGAACACAAGTACTATGATTGAAAGATCTTGAGCAATTTgttattcttaaattaaatcgaAATTCTAAGATACGGAAAGTGTCCCAAGTGGATCACAACgattaaacaaaagatttgtattAACAAATAGAAAACGGAaccaaattctttttaaatatttgttttcaatctaAGAAGAATTACCAAAAATCATATGGCCAAATCATTGGCTTTTCCATTTGTGCGGTTAATCTCTAGGAATCCTATATTGGCCTACCCTAGCACCCTAACCATTAAACCCACTTAAATGTTGATAATGATTCTCATGAAGCATGATTTAGATATTACTATGTTTATGAGTGACATTACAATAACATTGAGATCACCaacaaaagaatgcattttttttaaattatgatttgttattaatgaaatatttcagaaaaaaaatatttaaaatggcaAACCATGAATATTGTACTTAACATACCAAATATACATAATGTTTTacgttataaaaaatatatgcaaaagtaatattttaaaataaaaacaaaatattaaaattgtatataaaattcttataaaatcCCTTATTTCAAAGCATGTGCATTCAAACCTGTTTCAACAATAAGTTGTtacaatatctcaaaaaattttaaatacattcatTGTCCTTTACGCATCGCATTCAATTCTTCAAATAAGAGCCTTTGAACCTATTTTTATGAATACTAGtagttatgtatgtatattatgttattttaattttgtgtgattttttttcataatattattattgaacTTACATTTTTACTTAAACTAGATTAGATTTGGTTTATGCGCTGGTAATTTGTAGCCAACAAACTGGAACGGTGGTTCCATTGGAGGACTGGATGAACGCTTAATATGATCGAGAGCATGAGTCATTACGGCACCTGTCATGACGGCGCTGTTAGATGATCCACGTCCGCGTTTTCTTTTTGGAAGGATGCCTTTTCTTGCCATGTAAAAACGAATAGTGGATACTGGGATGTTGAACATATTGCTGACAGTCTGGAATGTTTGGCCTTTCGAAACACACTTGGCAGCTTGAGCAAGAGACGCTTCAGATCTTCGGACACGTTTGTACGAGTTATTAGGGCTGTCCATGTTCATTTGCATCATCATACTCTCATCGTTGTCGCCTGCAAAACTGTCTTCGTCATTTACCGATGGATAAGCATCATCTTCGGGCTTGGGATAATCTTCAAAATTGTCGTAAGCGATGGTTGAGTCATCGAAGGGTTCTGTAGCGAcactttcggttttcatgatgTTCGATTGGTTCATAAAATTCGCCTGTTCGACGACATTGAGTGCTATCGTTTGATTAGATACTGATGCGGTGACAGTGCTGGTGTTGCTACTGCTACAGCTGCTGGTAGTTGCTGTACTGCAGTTGGATGCTACAGGAAGATCATTAACGTTAGGAGCTACTTGTTCTTGGCTTTCGTGTGTACTAGGATTGACATCTAATGGGCCGTTAGAGTTTGAGGCTGTCGAGTCTTGTGGTatggaattaatttttgtttgttctgtaAACTCTGTGCTTTGTAGTTCTTCAGTACATTCTGTGTTTTCCATTGTCGCCGATGATTGCTGCTGTTGTGATGCATTTGCAGACACACCAGTCGCACTAGCTGTTCGAGCTGCTTTGGCCATCTGTCTTAATTGATTGAGATTGAGGGCTGCATCAGATCCGTAAAGCCCTCGAATGCGTAGAGATTCGGCACATTTCAGTAGATTTGGCAAACCGGCCTGTGTAACATTAACTTCGCCTTTGTACATAAAATCAACCAAAGCCTGAATCTCCCACAGTTTAATGTCCCTTGGCAAGATTATTACGGGATGTTTGCAAGGATTTTCTGCCAGAATGCTTTCAAAATATGAGGAACATGCAGCCAAAACCAGCCGATGACAGTGCAGCTGATGGCCTTCACAGGCCAATGTAACATCAACGAATCTTTGGCCAGCAAGGAGCTGAGGAAATGCTGCTCCCAAACTTCCCAAGTGACTGTTCCACCGTACACAGAATTCTTGTGAATGTGCGGACGCCATTTTTTCAGTCATCTTCTGCTTCACGCAAAAGATTGCTTTTAAGCCAGGGTTAGTTAATCACAAGTTTTAATATTGCGATACTGGGTATGTTCTGTTCCCGGGATGAGCAATGGTAGTTACTTATAAAATGAATGATTATTTACTTGAGATCTGTAATAGTGATGTATGCATTGATGTTCAGATGATTGTGAAGATGGTTTTATACTGTGTTTCTTCAAATCACTTCCACATGTATTCGTTTAATTGTTctacataatttgtatttatcgtttttttttatataaatataatccaGGTTCCCACAGCAATTACGccgagaaaaaaaagagaagaaatagAAGATTTGATTTGTGTCTTTCGTTTACTTTTGACTAAATATCTACttcataattaaataaaacaaaaaaaaaactacttagcCTCACTTAATTGAAAGGAtgcttatttataataatatcaaacaaattaataatttttagaaaactccTACAAAATAAAGGTTTATTTTTCAACGAGGAATTATATGCTCCTTTGTTTTTAAAGCATACTTATTGTGAGCggatttattcaaattaattttggttacgaagtttatttgaagattttgtaacaaaataaaataaaactatattcgttattgtaaataaaatattcatcatGGGCatatgataatttttaattcaggATCTACTCATAACTCtaaaacgaaaaacaattttaaaattttctcaatatcaaataaataaaagaaatataaattatttaactaaGTGTGTTCATGTTTGTTAACACTTTGTTCTCGGGAAGTGTAAAATACAATTCATTACAGTAAAGGAATATAACGaacaaatattaactttttgattttacagAGAAAACACTAGCAAGCATGGGGGAAGCAGACAAAATTCAAGATATTAGTGTTTTCATAAAATGCTTTGAAAGCTCTAACTTGGCcttttgaaaaacgaaaaaaattcaagaattactttcactttttttaacttttcaaagttATTTGGAGAAAGTTATTTACTCACAACATTCTTactaaatattgtttgtttttgacttCTCATCGGTTAAAGTGTTAAACGCTCTAactgaaaagttattttttaagtaaaaataaagtaatgtaGACcccttaaaaaactttaaatttatatattaacGATGCTGAATTTCCTTTGGTTGAagaattttttgcaataaataagAGAATGTGAATTTTTTTACACTTTATACATCTCTCGACATCACTAGATTCTAGATAAgtgtaaatatatgtacattgtagTTCTGTTGTAGAAAATGAGCcttacatatttctttttacaatGAATGTTATTTATGAGTCATTTAATCTTAATTAAAAGCATGTACCATGTACCATAATGCATGAAATGATTAGTCGAGGTAACCcatttcaatttcttcaaatgttcattgaaaacaaataataatcgttttaatttgtacaaaaaaaaacgaaaaccaaaacaaattaatatttacatttttcgactcaaaaccATTTCAAGAATATGTGGGTCatatatgtgtttttatttgtctcTAAATACTTTAACGGGCTGCTATTGAAATTAAGTTGGATCAAACTATCCTGGGTTTAATTAACAAATTGTTGGCGAGTTTAATGagtgaaagttattttttagagtttatgttcataattcaatttaaaagtgAGTTTATTTGATATTAGAATATAGCTGATAGTATAGTATAGAATATGAAAATAGTCAAGGCTTTTTTATGGTTGTAGCAATTTTTAAGGTctgtaattttgttaaataaatacaaaaaaattaataagtttgGCTTAGGTATTGAAAAATACCAGTCTCGTTAAAAATGTGTAAAGCCTTTATATGCAGTAATTTGTttgaatgtcgtaagctttgtcagtcataagaatattttttacttgcgactaGGAACTACCTAAATATGTACATCCAtacatatatggcaagttttacattgcttaaaaatcaaaaccattATGACGATTGAGttaaaacttggaaattaaggtatTGAGCCTTttgttttaagactaaaaataacagtagtcctcatacaaatttgttggtcaatatttattttctgtacaaGGGGTGGTAttatcttaataatatttgatgatcaaaaatgtaaaattttactttttggattttcagaaaaatatttaacatttttttttaattcgatatctcaaaaccggatcaatattttgtagcaaaaattaaatgtataacGTATACTAGTAAGCTCTACAAAACttaattcttaaattatttaaaaaaaaattgaaaaattttatatatgtataaaaaattaattaaaacaaacgctctaacgattttcgaaataaaaatcaaggttttttttgacaaacttattttattggtaaattttaaatttttaagtttttgaattttaaattataagtctTATTTGTATACACTCTTTcgatacaggagcaagtttgtGCGGTCCAGTTGTGCACTCtattttttatagcaaaattcAGAAACAACATATTTGTTggaaaatgactatcacatttttgttttgacagcattCATGAATCAAATTCGTTTATTCCGattattaatcaaaaatcaccttgGTCGATGCCACTGGTCACAaggaaaagattttaagaaatcgAAAATTCCTTCATCATTTTAAGGAAGGAATAAATTTGTCATTgcggtgagttttttttttcaaacattaaaaatttgaatctgTACGAAATGGTTAGACAAAACGGTCTAAAATGCAAACGGCCCGAAATGCATTAAGAATGAAGACCATGAAGAGAAATcggtattttaataaattgcagtcaatcaataaaagaaaaagtaggAGTAGACACATTTTTtatgattcttataaaagatagATTAtacgaaaaattaattaaaattccaaaataaatgCTCCAAAACTGATTAAAGAGGCTGAAAAACATCTGAAGAAGAAAGCCTGTACAGAAAGTATTGCAAAGATTTTACCCATTACATGTATTAAAACTTTCAGTCATGGTTTAGGGTTGTACGAAATTTACATTTCATCAATGGTACTTACAAGATAATCTCAAGTTCAAAGCCAATTGAGTGCATTCTGTCCAAAGTGCTTGAGACACTTTGTttctaatttaatcttaaaactaTGTTGTGTTTTTGTACTTTCACTTAAATTGGAACATTTTGAGTTACCATAGACGGTAACGCAACAAAATCAGCTTTTAATGAAACATAAACTAGGGTTATTGTACGAGTTTTTCTTTGATACACTgtacttcaaattaaattaatgcaaAAACTAGAAATTCTTAATCGCTTGTATTCAACgacatgaaattaaatttgcagAGTCTGGCAATCTTATACCTAGTAAGGTTACAAAAATCTAGGAAAAAGGACCATTTACTTAaacataataaagaaaaaacaacattaaactAATCTACTTAAtacattgaaaaaatgtttaaaataggATCGCActcaattattataattatatttttaaatttaagattttaaaactgATAAGGATAGGGGCGGTAGGTATACATATTGCCATGCTGTCAAACAACATGCTCACGATATTTTGCATAATTCTTGTGGTATTCTGCAtgactaaatttaaattttgttgcacTGCAACGCAAGTCTGCTCAAGGTTTCCACACTATAATGTTAACTAAAAATACCGACTAAGGTATTAACGTTGAAGAGTTTTTTAACTTAGGTATTCCGGACATCGGAAatcaaacgtttttgaaatattttataaaggtATACATTTTAAGACAACATATGCACTTTTAAAAGCCGACATAAATACTTCCATTTAaggaatgaaacaaaaacaattttattttgagcaaGTTTACGCTTTGATCTTCGGAACCGAAAAAAAGACACATATTGCAAGCATTGTTAACAACTATCCTGCTTATTTTTTAAGGAGTCTTGATATGCCCACTATACCTTATTTTAAGAACCTAACTCACAGACCCTACGCAAAATTAATTATAccgaaaaaaatcaacaatataATTGCAAACCACACATCTTTGGCAAATAggaatgttttatttcttattctttCAACATTAAATTCATATATTTGCATATACTCCCTCAAATACGTATAACACAAACTAGGTacctatataaaatataaaaaaaactatttttgcttttgaacaAAGAACTTACTGAAACTATAATTAAAATTGTCTGAAAAATATACGCTCTCCCAccacttcaaataaaatacatatatctgTATATATACGTCTCCTCCACAAGGAGTGTGAATAtaatgaatattaaattaaaactaaatcttTTCCAATTAAACAAACATcgaaaaaattaccaaataaaTTATGTCCTGGCAGAGTATATCACAAACTGGActtgatgatttttattttaacacacAATTCAGCGCAAAAAATGGCTAAAAATCGTTAAGTTTATGGAAGTATGGTGATGccattaataaattaacaaaaagaactgaagaACAAAAAGGACacacaaaagtgaaataaagccaacaattttttttgtgtgttctccttcaacaacagcagcagcagcgttTCCAATTCGTCGACAATAACGACGTTGACGACGGCGGACGGCTGGCCGTGGGGTTGGAgtttgttaaattgatttttgtataatttttat
This window contains:
- the LOC129944669 gene encoding longitudinals lacking protein, isoforms H/M/V isoform X1 encodes the protein MTEKMASAHSQEFCVRWNSHLGSLGAAFPQLLAGQRFVDVTLACEGHQLHCHRLVLAACSSYFESILAENPCKHPVIILPRDIKLWEIQALVDFMYKGEVNVTQAGLPNLLKCAESLRIRGLYGSDAALNLNQLRQMAKAARTASATGVSANASQQQQSSATMENTECTEELQSTEFTEQTKINSIPQDSTASNSNGPLDVNPSTHESQEQVAPNVNDLPVASNCSTATTSSCSSSNTSTVTASVSNQTIALNVVEQANFMNQSNIMKTESVATEPFDDSTIAYDNFEDYPKPEDDAYPSVNDEDSFAGDNDESMMMQMNMDSPNNSYKRVRRSEASLAQAAKCVSKGQTFQTVSNMFNIPVSTIRFYMARKGILPKRKRGRGSSNSAVMTGAVMTHALDHIKRSSSPPMEPPFQFVGYKLPAHKPNLI